One segment of Fibrobacter sp. UWB10 DNA contains the following:
- a CDS encoding NAD(P)H-dependent oxidoreductase subunit E — protein sequence MTQHIQGAVQFVSNNHLKFDGPSEAIPALPDPGQTFGYVNKAVPQPAPKEVLAKLDTPEIKERCADLLSRYPVGQGALLEVLWLVQGVFGWVPTEGIRWAANVCGCAPAHALGVATFYTMYNHAPKGKFLLQFCRNISCAIKGAQPLIKYVENKLGVKSGETTPDGLFTVLQVECLGSCGNGPMMLVNDDFATDVVDGELKMKRGSTLTEVSIDRIIEWCKAHANDVPKHDVLGGIVKGHGGHPGAPGATAKPQVADYAPPSPVLNVKAEADENGATLTWKGAPEFTKIVVEKKDGSNWVAVGEPGVKDKAFVDAAGKVGDVYRMIATSGERTAKPSKEAVTTQKPATVEEAK from the coding sequence ATGACACAACATATTCAAGGTGCAGTTCAGTTTGTATCGAATAACCATTTGAAGTTCGACGGTCCGAGCGAAGCCATTCCCGCTCTTCCGGATCCGGGTCAGACTTTTGGCTACGTGAACAAGGCTGTTCCGCAGCCCGCTCCGAAGGAAGTGCTCGCAAAGCTCGACACTCCTGAAATCAAGGAACGTTGCGCCGACTTGCTCAGCCGTTATCCGGTGGGCCAGGGCGCTTTGCTCGAAGTCCTTTGGCTTGTGCAGGGTGTGTTCGGTTGGGTTCCGACCGAAGGTATCCGCTGGGCTGCAAACGTTTGCGGTTGCGCTCCGGCTCATGCTCTCGGCGTTGCCACTTTCTATACCATGTATAATCACGCTCCCAAGGGCAAGTTCCTGTTGCAGTTCTGCCGCAACATCAGCTGCGCTATCAAGGGTGCTCAGCCGCTTATCAAGTATGTCGAAAACAAACTCGGCGTTAAGTCTGGCGAAACGACTCCCGATGGCCTGTTTACCGTGCTCCAGGTGGAATGCCTCGGTAGCTGCGGCAATGGCCCGATGATGCTTGTGAACGATGACTTTGCGACCGACGTGGTCGATGGCGAACTCAAAATGAAGCGTGGCTCGACGCTTACGGAAGTCAGCATTGACCGCATTATTGAATGGTGCAAGGCTCATGCGAACGATGTTCCGAAGCACGATGTGCTTGGCGGAATCGTGAAGGGCCACGGCGGCCACCCCGGTGCTCCGGGCGCAACTGCCAAGCCGCAGGTTGCTGACTATGCTCCGCCTTCTCCGGTTTTGAACGTGAAGGCTGAAGCTGACGAAAATGGTGCTACCCTCACTTGGAAGGGCGCTCCCGAATTCACGAAGATTGTCGTCGAAAAGAAGGACGGCAGCAACTGGGTCGCTGTCGGTGAACCCGGCGTGAAGGACAAGGCTTTTGTGGATGCTGCCGGTAAGGTCGGCGATGTGTACCGCATGATTGCCACTTCGGGCGAACGCACTGCAAAACCTTCCAAGGAAGCGGTTACCACTCAGAAGCCCGCGACCGTAGAGGAGGCTAAGTAA
- a CDS encoding NADH-quinone oxidoreductase subunit D: MIVLDPNGEKVNLMALNVGPTHPATHHCVRLLAALDGETIVAGVHEIGFMHRGFEKMVERGTWQQVIPYTDRLNYCSAMMNNIAFCRAVENMYGIEIPERTKVLRVIVNELSRINDHFICVAAAFQDLGGTTPFMYAFNPREEIMLIWEKLTGARLTNSFARIGGLYRDSYDGFEEDVLAACKSVEKALKDLHACLDRNRIFLDRTVGVGKISAERAISYGWTGPCLRATGVESDLRKDEPYYDYETYDWEVVVGTQGDANDRLQVRLAEIEESVKIVRQALKRLAPGPVDIVDPRIRVPAHKLAYQDMEALIGRFKSVYEGIRVPEGEYYCASECANGELGFTIVSDGSGHPYRIKVRSPSFAHVSAFNELVEGLTLADSMATLPGLNMIAGELDR; encoded by the coding sequence ATGATCGTACTTGACCCGAATGGCGAAAAAGTAAACCTGATGGCCCTGAACGTGGGCCCGACGCATCCGGCGACCCACCACTGCGTGCGCTTGCTGGCTGCCCTCGATGGCGAAACCATCGTGGCCGGTGTCCATGAAATTGGCTTTATGCACCGTGGCTTTGAAAAGATGGTCGAACGCGGCACCTGGCAGCAGGTGATTCCTTACACCGACCGCTTGAACTACTGCTCTGCAATGATGAACAACATTGCATTCTGCCGCGCTGTGGAAAACATGTACGGTATCGAAATCCCGGAACGCACCAAGGTGCTCCGCGTGATTGTGAACGAACTCTCTCGTATCAACGACCACTTTATTTGCGTGGCTGCCGCATTCCAGGATTTGGGCGGTACGACTCCGTTCATGTACGCCTTTAACCCGCGTGAAGAAATCATGCTGATTTGGGAAAAGCTCACGGGCGCACGCCTTACGAACAGCTTTGCCCGTATCGGTGGCCTCTACCGCGACAGCTACGATGGCTTCGAAGAAGACGTCTTGGCTGCTTGCAAGTCGGTGGAAAAGGCCCTCAAGGATCTGCATGCCTGCTTGGACCGTAACCGTATCTTCCTTGACCGTACCGTGGGCGTTGGCAAGATCTCTGCCGAACGCGCTATCAGCTACGGCTGGACAGGGCCGTGTCTGCGTGCGACGGGTGTCGAAAGCGACCTCCGCAAGGATGAACCTTACTACGACTACGAAACCTACGACTGGGAAGTCGTGGTCGGCACGCAGGGCGACGCCAACGACCGTCTGCAGGTGCGTCTTGCTGAAATCGAAGAATCTGTGAAGATTGTGCGCCAGGCCCTGAAGCGCCTCGCTCCGGGCCCGGTCGACATTGTCGACCCACGCATCCGCGTGCCCGCACACAAGCTTGCCTACCAGGACATGGAAGCTCTTATCGGCCGCTTTAAGAGCGTGTACGAAGGCATCCGCGTGCCCGAAGGCGAATACTACTGCGCAAGCGAATGCGCTAACGGCGAACTCGGCTTTACCATCGTTTCTGATGGTTCTGGCCATCCGTACCGTATCAAGGTGCGTTCCCCGTCGTTTGCCCATGTGTCTGCATTTAACGAACTGGTCGAAGGCCTTACCCTTGCCGACTCTATGGCAACACTGCCTGGCCTTAACATGATTGCTGGAGAACTTGACCGATGA
- a CDS encoding NADH-quinone oxidoreductase subunit C yields MMESVIDVLESKFGGKRDNKAKWDTCVVIPKEYLHNAVEFLKNDPSMQMDMLLDLAGIDYLTYPNYEGPRFAVSYAFKSMKNPGRRVRLKVLVSEADLKVPTVTDLYASANWLEREVYDQYGIVFSGHPDLRRILNHVEFVGHPLRKDYPAQKRQWLSTTDFLVPELEKRLESKGYKIVQRSKEIMPVEEEYLEGSIRE; encoded by the coding sequence ATGATGGAATCCGTGATTGACGTCCTTGAATCCAAATTTGGTGGCAAGCGTGACAATAAGGCCAAATGGGATACCTGCGTGGTAATCCCGAAGGAATACCTGCACAACGCTGTCGAATTCTTGAAGAACGATCCCTCGATGCAGATGGACATGCTCCTCGATCTCGCTGGTATCGATTACCTCACTTACCCCAATTACGAAGGCCCCCGTTTCGCGGTGAGCTACGCCTTTAAGAGCATGAAGAACCCGGGTCGCCGCGTCCGTCTTAAGGTGCTAGTCAGCGAAGCCGACTTGAAGGTGCCGACCGTGACTGACCTGTATGCAAGTGCCAACTGGCTTGAACGCGAAGTTTATGACCAGTACGGTATCGTGTTCTCGGGCCACCCGGACCTGCGCCGCATTTTGAACCATGTTGAATTTGTGGGCCACCCGCTCCGTAAGGATTATCCTGCCCAGAAGCGCCAGTGGCTCTCGACGACCGATTTCTTGGTTCCGGAACTCGAAAAGCGCTTGGAATCCAAGGGCTACAAGATTGTCCAGCGTTCTAAGGAAATCATGCCTGTCGAAGAAGAATACCTTGAAGGGAGTATCAGAGAATGA
- the nuoB gene encoding NADH-quinone oxidoreductase subunit NuoB codes for MSNEAEKPNFITTSLDFLVNWGRTNSLWPFPYGTACCAIEFMSTEVGRYDLSRIGSEYVRFTPRQSDVLLVAGTISYKQAPILKRMYEQMAEPRWVIAMGACASSGGFYDCYCTVPGIDHIIPVDVYIGGCPSRPEAFFEAMFDLQKKIKDESYMKQRAERVKDQLEMIKAKTEQAKAEAREFAREKTAEIKEFVAEKEQELVKKAQFWKE; via the coding sequence ATGAGTAATGAGGCAGAAAAGCCGAATTTCATTACGACTTCTCTTGATTTTCTAGTCAATTGGGGCCGTACCAACTCCCTGTGGCCGTTTCCTTACGGAACCGCTTGCTGTGCAATCGAATTCATGAGTACCGAAGTGGGTCGCTACGACTTGTCTCGTATCGGTTCTGAATACGTGCGTTTTACGCCGCGTCAGTCCGATGTGTTGCTGGTCGCAGGTACTATTTCTTATAAGCAGGCTCCGATTCTGAAGCGCATGTACGAACAGATGGCAGAACCCCGCTGGGTGATCGCCATGGGTGCTTGCGCTAGTTCGGGTGGTTTTTATGACTGTTACTGCACTGTGCCGGGTATCGACCATATTATCCCGGTGGACGTGTATATCGGTGGTTGCCCCAGCCGTCCGGAAGCATTCTTCGAGGCCATGTTTGACCTGCAGAAGAAGATCAAGGACGAATCTTATATGAAGCAGCGCGCCGAACGCGTGAAAGATCAGCTCGAAATGATCAAGGCAAAGACCGAACAGGCGAAGGCGGAAGCCCGCGAGTTTGCCCGTGAAAAGACTGCCGAAATCAAGGAATTTGTGGCTGAAAAAGAACAGGAACTTGTCAAAAAAGCCCAGTTCTGGAAGGAGTAA
- a CDS encoding 4Fe-4S binding protein: MKNLVHDRKICLACAGCVGTCPKMALDMYGLDLQIDHEKCIKCGICTRTCPVGALKIVEVNDA; this comes from the coding sequence ATGAAGAATCTCGTTCACGATAGAAAGATATGCCTTGCCTGTGCAGGCTGTGTAGGGACTTGCCCTAAAATGGCGCTCGACATGTACGGGCTTGATTTGCAGATTGATCACGAAAAATGCATCAAGTGCGGCATTTGCACTAGAACATGCCCCGTAGGCGCATTAAAAATCGTGGAGGTGAACGATGCTTGA
- a CDS encoding 2Fe-2S iron-sulfur cluster-binding protein, translating into MSNFYNMPKLPTENSPKVEIFVDDKAVMVPGDTNLLEALKAVGIETPHVCYHPYLPVSGNCRQCLVEQEGPRGRMLVIACYTPVMPGMKIYTPASSARVKNARKATQEFMLVNHPLDCPICDKAGECTLQENFMEAGQNESRMRPEYGKNYHGNPAHQFIDAKGQLRGGKHVDLGPRVLLDEERCVQCDRCVRFMRTIAGSEQLQLAGRADHTYITTFPGEKLDHEYDLCVTDVCPVGAMTAKYFRFQKRVWLLSHTPTISMDDSLGANIWLDHADGHIYRVMPRCNPEVNRSWLSNTSRLAFQNFDKNRLPAMGFHVIQEALAEAKKSGGKIALVAGGSCTNEDLAALRMLKESLGDSAELFGGTFKKVGAPDGIAMSGDPLANRAGFKLLGIADNNLEDLVKRASEFKVLVTVNNDVFGEGGAAASALEKIPTRIAFTPFNDATANKATLAFGIRHWSEIQGTMVNSLNILQKLSACPVCPDEKLRPAYEVLSELAGSKFETAFDAFKKAGEYASVLAGLSYDTIKNTGKLLEGGNA; encoded by the coding sequence ATGAGTAACTTCTACAACATGCCGAAACTCCCGACCGAGAATAGCCCGAAGGTGGAAATCTTCGTGGACGACAAGGCCGTGATGGTTCCTGGCGATACGAACCTGCTCGAAGCCCTCAAGGCTGTCGGGATTGAAACTCCTCACGTCTGTTACCACCCGTATTTGCCGGTGTCCGGTAACTGCCGCCAGTGCTTGGTGGAGCAAGAAGGCCCGCGTGGCCGTATGCTCGTGATTGCCTGCTACACGCCGGTTATGCCGGGTATGAAGATTTACACGCCGGCATCCTCTGCCCGTGTGAAGAATGCCCGCAAGGCAACGCAGGAATTCATGCTGGTGAACCACCCGCTCGATTGCCCGATTTGCGACAAGGCCGGTGAATGCACCTTGCAGGAAAACTTTATGGAAGCGGGCCAGAACGAATCCCGCATGCGCCCCGAATACGGCAAGAACTACCACGGCAATCCGGCACACCAGTTCATTGATGCCAAGGGTCAGCTCCGTGGCGGTAAGCACGTGGACCTCGGTCCCCGTGTTTTGCTCGACGAAGAACGTTGCGTGCAGTGCGACCGTTGCGTGCGCTTTATGCGTACCATTGCCGGTTCCGAACAGCTGCAGCTTGCCGGCCGCGCCGACCATACTTACATTACCACGTTCCCGGGCGAAAAGCTGGATCACGAATATGACTTGTGCGTGACTGACGTTTGCCCCGTGGGCGCTATGACCGCGAAGTACTTCCGTTTCCAGAAGCGTGTTTGGCTCTTGTCTCACACGCCGACGATTTCGATGGACGACTCCCTGGGTGCAAATATTTGGCTTGATCACGCCGACGGTCACATCTACCGCGTGATGCCCCGTTGCAACCCCGAAGTGAACCGCAGCTGGCTTTCTAACACGAGCCGCCTTGCGTTCCAGAACTTCGACAAGAATCGCCTTCCGGCTATGGGCTTCCACGTGATTCAAGAAGCTCTTGCCGAAGCAAAGAAGAGCGGGGGCAAGATCGCCCTTGTCGCTGGTGGCTCTTGCACGAACGAAGATCTCGCAGCACTCCGCATGCTCAAGGAAAGCTTGGGCGACTCCGCCGAACTTTTCGGCGGGACCTTCAAGAAGGTCGGTGCCCCCGACGGTATCGCCATGAGTGGCGACCCGCTTGCAAACCGCGCTGGTTTCAAGCTGCTCGGTATTGCCGACAATAATCTTGAAGACCTCGTGAAGCGTGCTTCCGAATTCAAGGTGCTTGTCACTGTGAATAACGATGTCTTTGGCGAAGGTGGCGCTGCTGCTTCTGCCCTCGAAAAGATTCCGACCCGCATCGCTTTCACTCCGTTCAACGATGCGACTGCAAACAAGGCTACGCTTGCCTTCGGTATCCGCCACTGGAGCGAAATTCAGGGTACCATGGTGAATAGCTTGAACATTCTGCAGAAACTCTCCGCTTGCCCGGTATGCCCCGACGAAAAACTTCGCCCGGCTTATGAAGTGCTTTCTGAACTTGCCGGAAGCAAGTTCGAAACCGCATTCGATGCCTTTAAGAAGGCGGGTGAGTACGCAAGCGTGCTTGCAGGACTTTCTTACGATACCATCAAGAATACAGGCAAGTTGCTCGAAGGAGGTAACGCCTAA
- the nuoF gene encoding NADH-quinone oxidoreductase subunit NuoF, translated as MAEVVKVCTGNFGKGAQDIEVYKKLGGYANISERLFNMSQFEVIDYVQRSGLRGRGGAGFPTGMKWSFVPRNSGKPVYIVVNADEGEGGTFKDHFLMMEDPHRLIEGLIIAAWALGSRAAYIYCRGEFLPCIESLNKALNQAYAAGYLGENICGTKFSFDIFVHRGAGAYICGEETALINSLEGQKGQPRLKPPFPAVSGAWKSPTCVNNVETIMALPWIFQHEPEEYAKMGTPRAGGTKVFCISGDVKNPGVYEAPLGTPMMTMINDYAGGVVGGNLKAVLPGGSSCAPLNAGECAVATMDYECLASMKTMFGSGAMIVINDTHNMAELLNVLGNFYSHESCGQCTPCREGTGLLHRILNQIVDGKGHDGDVELMQSLSGGFGGVTICPLSISLGGPVSSYTAKFRADFDELIAKNPDHAKPRVQDNYRPGIFW; from the coding sequence ATGGCTGAAGTAGTAAAAGTTTGTACAGGAAATTTTGGCAAGGGCGCCCAGGACATTGAAGTCTACAAGAAACTGGGCGGCTACGCAAACATTTCGGAACGCTTGTTCAACATGAGCCAGTTCGAAGTGATTGACTACGTGCAACGCTCCGGTCTCCGTGGCCGTGGTGGTGCTGGCTTCCCGACCGGTATGAAGTGGAGCTTTGTTCCGCGCAATTCCGGCAAGCCTGTGTACATCGTAGTGAACGCTGACGAAGGTGAAGGCGGTACGTTTAAGGATCACTTCCTGATGATGGAAGATCCGCACCGTTTGATCGAAGGCTTGATTATTGCTGCTTGGGCTCTCGGTAGCCGCGCTGCTTACATCTACTGCCGTGGCGAATTCCTGCCCTGCATCGAAAGCCTCAATAAGGCTTTGAACCAGGCATACGCCGCCGGTTACCTCGGCGAAAACATTTGCGGAACCAAGTTCAGTTTCGATATCTTTGTTCACCGTGGCGCTGGCGCCTACATTTGCGGTGAAGAAACTGCTCTTATTAACTCGCTCGAAGGCCAGAAGGGTCAGCCCCGCTTGAAGCCGCCTTTCCCGGCGGTGAGCGGTGCATGGAAGTCTCCGACTTGCGTGAACAACGTCGAAACTATTATGGCTCTCCCGTGGATTTTCCAGCATGAACCCGAAGAATACGCCAAGATGGGGACGCCCCGTGCTGGCGGTACCAAGGTGTTCTGCATCTCGGGCGACGTGAAGAATCCGGGCGTGTACGAAGCTCCGCTTGGCACTCCGATGATGACGATGATTAACGATTATGCCGGCGGTGTCGTGGGCGGAAACCTGAAGGCTGTGCTTCCGGGTGGTTCTTCTTGCGCTCCGCTGAACGCAGGCGAATGTGCCGTAGCCACCATGGACTATGAATGCCTCGCCTCGATGAAGACTATGTTCGGTTCGGGCGCCATGATTGTGATTAACGATACGCACAACATGGCTGAACTCCTGAACGTGCTCGGCAACTTCTACAGCCACGAATCTTGCGGCCAGTGCACTCCGTGCCGCGAAGGTACGGGCCTTCTGCATCGCATTCTGAATCAGATTGTCGACGGCAAGGGTCACGATGGCGACGTGGAACTGATGCAGAGCCTTTCTGGCGGATTTGGCGGCGTGACGATTTGCCCGCTGTCTATCTCGCTCGGCGGCCCGGTGTCTAGCTACACTGCAAAGTTCAGAGCCGACTTTGATGAATTAATCGCAAAGAACCCCGACCACGCCAAGCCGCGTGTTCAGGATAACTATCGTCCTGGAATTTTCTGGTAA
- a CDS encoding NAD(P)H-binding protein, whose product MKIAVLGSTGLVGKNVLKLLVRLPQVVRVFCPVRKIPDLNDLGILEGTSKLDFKQVDFEQDNDALRMFFYAGFVGCDAVVCCLGTTRKQAGSKAAQEKIDLRLPLKLAAIAKKAGVKNFLCVSAMGADSHSPYFYNRLKGQLEEGLDMMGFETLTLVRPSLLLGKHKDKRFGEELLQKTIGRHPEWIPAYVRPVHAETVAAHLVTSILKPPTDHVCATDGVKGKRIIYNRVLAKTKVDELF is encoded by the coding sequence ATGAAAATTGCTGTTTTAGGCTCTACGGGCCTTGTTGGCAAAAATGTCTTGAAATTACTCGTGCGCCTCCCGCAGGTCGTGCGAGTTTTTTGCCCTGTAAGGAAGATCCCTGATTTGAACGATCTTGGAATTCTTGAAGGGACATCGAAATTAGACTTTAAGCAAGTTGATTTTGAACAAGATAACGATGCTTTGCGAATGTTTTTCTATGCGGGCTTTGTCGGTTGTGATGCAGTCGTCTGTTGCTTGGGTACAACAAGGAAACAGGCGGGGAGCAAGGCCGCTCAAGAAAAAATTGACTTGAGGCTTCCGCTCAAGCTTGCTGCCATTGCCAAAAAGGCGGGGGTGAAAAACTTCTTGTGCGTGAGTGCCATGGGTGCCGACAGTCATTCGCCGTACTTCTACAATCGCCTTAAGGGGCAATTGGAAGAAGGCCTTGACATGATGGGCTTTGAAACGCTTACGCTTGTTCGCCCGTCATTGTTGCTTGGCAAACATAAGGACAAGCGCTTTGGCGAAGAATTGTTGCAAAAGACAATCGGGAGACATCCTGAATGGATTCCGGCCTACGTGCGCCCGGTTCATGCCGAAACGGTGGCCGCTCATTTGGTGACTTCAATTTTGAAACCGCCCACAGATCATGTGTGCGCTACCGATGGCGTAAAAGGCAAGCGGATTATTTACAACCGCGTGCTTGCCAAAACAAAAGTAGACGAATTGTTTTAG
- a CDS encoding NAD(P)/FAD-dependent oxidoreductase encodes MLDSRYDVVVIGAGPGGCVAARNLARAGHKVLLLEKREKIGYPVRCGEASTTLADLKTYGPIDDSCIESIINGLYIYGPGGVNIEVPKPATGIMLNREIFDPWLAKLAADDGVQVETCARAEFVSDVEGDERMVRVVLGKGDGNGSVTTTSTQEIYAKMVIAADGVESRIGRIVGLDCGQKVMQTCTGVDIQVQGLLTRPDYLTFWQGHDFINDGYIWSFPKQKSNVTNFGAGFLITNKNRPNILEVTMDWLEKLFPGAKINHTVGGVIPVSSVLKNYTLDRFALVGDAAHHTNPLTGGGIAAAMRAGRFCAEYVDQGLKANNLSKEFLKQYENRCYGYFGKMHDFEYKFRRFLLAINRADQIELYKVLQGFALSGYKKSAFLKTPIKTTKFLYKFWKFK; translated from the coding sequence ATGCTTGATTCCCGTTACGATGTCGTAGTCATTGGTGCCGGCCCCGGCGGTTGTGTTGCAGCCCGCAATTTGGCTCGCGCAGGCCACAAGGTGCTGTTGCTCGAAAAGCGCGAAAAGATTGGTTATCCCGTGCGCTGTGGCGAAGCGAGCACGACGCTTGCCGACTTGAAGACTTACGGTCCGATTGACGACAGCTGTATTGAAAGCATTATTAACGGGCTCTACATTTATGGCCCTGGTGGCGTGAACATCGAAGTTCCAAAGCCCGCCACCGGCATCATGCTCAATCGTGAAATTTTTGACCCGTGGCTAGCAAAGCTTGCCGCCGACGATGGCGTCCAAGTAGAGACATGCGCCCGCGCCGAATTCGTAAGCGATGTCGAAGGCGATGAACGCATGGTCCGCGTTGTCCTCGGTAAAGGCGACGGAAATGGGTCGGTTACGACAACGAGCACGCAAGAAATTTATGCAAAGATGGTCATCGCCGCCGATGGAGTCGAAAGCCGTATCGGTCGTATCGTCGGTCTGGACTGCGGACAAAAAGTAATGCAGACCTGCACAGGCGTCGACATTCAGGTGCAAGGTCTCTTGACCAGGCCCGATTACTTGACCTTCTGGCAGGGCCACGACTTTATTAACGACGGCTACATCTGGAGTTTCCCGAAACAGAAGTCTAACGTCACAAACTTCGGCGCAGGTTTCTTGATAACTAACAAGAACCGTCCGAACATTCTCGAAGTCACCATGGATTGGCTCGAAAAGCTTTTCCCGGGTGCAAAAATCAATCATACCGTCGGCGGAGTCATTCCTGTTTCGAGCGTTCTCAAGAATTATACGCTTGACCGTTTCGCCCTCGTGGGCGATGCCGCCCACCACACCAACCCGCTCACGGGTGGTGGCATTGCTGCCGCAATGAGGGCGGGCAGATTCTGCGCCGAATACGTCGACCAAGGTCTTAAGGCGAACAACCTCTCGAAGGAATTCTTGAAGCAGTACGAAAACCGTTGCTACGGTTACTTCGGCAAGATGCACGACTTCGAATACAAGTTCCGCAGGTTCCTGCTCGCGATTAACCGCGCAGACCAAATCGAACTTTACAAGGTCCTGCAAGGTTTCGCTCTTAGTGGATACAAAAAGAGCGCCTTCCTCAAGACGCCCATTAAGACAACCAAGTTCCTGTACAAGTTCTGGAAGTTCAAGTAG
- a CDS encoding bifunctional diguanylate cyclase/phosphodiesterase yields the protein MDIALYNSIYLDFRSKLLGPIFSTEEIFATLARNLAPLAKIANIGYINCLYYAPVSQFAPNGISGEFTAFHDKQNLPEKPTNPDFSETMTTGEQGSFTFQAHPIQGHAFTDDERQVVQLLSWDFFILSGRARLMGNTRKAAISDPMTGAYNQAGIFAFTQQFIGDNLKDYTGHFINLKNFRYINKALGNNMGDLALKMYVKQILLFLDNAEMIARLGGDNFFVLTKKSHHQEFIDKFTVCELTASQGPKPLNIRLQTRIGVYHIEDNVIVGDALNNCAIAMQAARIIKTRDVVYFTKEMQIQSIHQREISTEFHNAMRNRELVVFYQPKVCLENNRINGAEALARWVRHKTIIPPMDFIPVLEREGTICELDFYVFETACNDISEWLKAGITPVCISSNFSKLHLRNENFADRILEILRKYEIEGKYIEVELTEVSDFDDTIAMQKFIDIMRKNGIGVAIDDFGTGYSTLNVLKDYNISVVKIDKSLLNNIGKENSHDEIVLRNVVKMASELNKDVIAEGVETQEQADYLKRINCGSAQGFLFDKPLVRDDFLKRLVDGYIY from the coding sequence ATGGATATTGCGCTGTACAATAGTATTTATCTTGATTTTAGGTCCAAACTCCTGGGCCCTATTTTCAGTACAGAAGAAATATTCGCCACTTTAGCAAGAAACCTGGCTCCCCTAGCAAAAATCGCAAATATCGGCTACATCAACTGCTTGTATTACGCACCGGTCAGCCAATTTGCCCCTAACGGGATTTCCGGGGAATTCACTGCCTTCCACGACAAGCAAAATCTGCCGGAAAAGCCTACCAACCCCGACTTTTCCGAAACCATGACCACGGGCGAACAGGGATCCTTCACCTTCCAGGCCCACCCCATCCAAGGACACGCCTTTACCGACGACGAAAGACAGGTCGTCCAACTCCTCAGTTGGGACTTCTTTATTCTTTCGGGCCGGGCACGGCTCATGGGCAACACCCGCAAGGCGGCCATTTCGGATCCCATGACCGGGGCATACAACCAGGCAGGTATTTTCGCTTTCACGCAGCAGTTTATTGGCGACAACCTCAAAGATTATACCGGCCACTTTATTAACCTCAAGAATTTTAGGTACATCAACAAGGCCTTGGGCAACAATATGGGTGACCTCGCCCTTAAGATGTATGTCAAGCAGATTCTTCTGTTCCTTGACAATGCCGAAATGATTGCCCGACTCGGTGGCGACAACTTCTTTGTTTTGACCAAGAAAAGCCACCATCAAGAATTTATCGACAAGTTTACCGTTTGCGAATTGACTGCAAGCCAGGGACCAAAGCCTCTGAATATTCGCCTGCAGACACGCATTGGCGTATACCATATCGAAGACAACGTGATTGTCGGTGACGCCCTGAACAATTGCGCCATCGCTATGCAGGCTGCAAGAATCATCAAAACTCGCGACGTGGTATACTTTACCAAGGAAATGCAAATTCAGTCCATTCACCAGAGAGAAATCTCGACTGAATTCCATAACGCCATGCGTAACCGCGAACTGGTCGTGTTCTACCAGCCCAAAGTCTGCCTCGAAAACAACCGCATCAATGGCGCCGAAGCCTTGGCTCGTTGGGTCCGCCACAAGACCATCATTCCGCCCATGGACTTCATTCCGGTTCTAGAACGCGAAGGCACCATTTGCGAATTGGACTTTTACGTTTTCGAAACGGCCTGCAACGACATCAGCGAATGGCTCAAAGCAGGCATTACGCCCGTGTGCATTTCTTCAAACTTCTCGAAGCTGCACTTGCGCAACGAAAACTTTGCCGACCGCATTCTCGAAATCCTGCGTAAGTACGAAATCGAAGGCAAGTACATCGAAGTGGAACTGACCGAAGTGTCCGACTTTGATGACACGATTGCCATGCAGAAATTCATCGACATCATGCGCAAGAATGGCATCGGAGTTGCCATCGATGACTTTGGCACCGGCTATTCTACCCTGAATGTGCTCAAGGATTACAACATCAGCGTTGTAAAAATTGACAAGTCGCTGTTGAATAACATCGGTAAAGAAAACTCCCACGACGAAATCGTCCTGAGAAACGTGGTCAAAATGGCCAGCGAACTAAACAAGGACGTAATCGCTGAAGGTGTAGAAACTCAAGAACAGGCTGATTACCTAAAGCGAATCAACTGCGGCAGCGCCCAGGGCTTCCTTTTCGACAAGCCGTTGGTCCGCGACGATTTCTTAAAGCGTCTCGTTGACGGATATATTTACTAA